A single Lysinibacter sp. HNR DNA region contains:
- a CDS encoding dipeptide/oligopeptide/nickel ABC transporter permease/ATP-binding protein — protein MSESGVSTAKIDFGTVTASHAGTLRKILRNPFGLIPLIVLFLIVLVSIFANVIAPFRPDHVQISLANVAPFTSEFLLGGDAAGRDVFSRLLVAGQLSLLGALITVVVALVLGATSGLIAGYFRGGFDLSAGWVSDVILVLPSKIVLVALFVVLGPNTLMSMAVLGVMVAPSFFRLVRTLVIGVKNELYVDAARVSGLRDRRIISRHILSVVRAPIIIQAAFTAGIAVVIQAGLEFIGLGDPNTPTWGGMLQDAFLALYTAPALLIWPGVIIGLFVGSCILLGNAIRDALEDVAVVTTRRQNEAPTLAISLPVEGAESVQNATLPSPITVTERLQAEGPDDALVALDNLWVGYDQPDDTTKMVVDGVSLRIAAGEVLGLVGESGSGKSQTAFAILGLLPSGGRVVSGSIRFDGVDLARATKQQVASLRGRRIAYVPQEPMSNLDPAFRVGAQLIEPLMSVQKLSRAKATDRALELLRAVEISDPRRVFNSFPHQISGGMAQRVLIAGAISGDPELLIADEPTTALDVTVQAEILDILRELQQEKNMAMLLVTHNFGVVADLCDRVAVMQRGHLVEAGAATDIFMEPQHPYTQALLDAVLDGGPARPAIDGVSIDAGSARNLPSADPLHEPKESVR, from the coding sequence ATGAGTGAGTCGGGGGTGTCAACCGCAAAGATCGATTTTGGTACGGTTACGGCATCGCATGCCGGAACGCTGCGGAAGATTCTGCGAAATCCGTTTGGTCTCATTCCCCTCATCGTTCTTTTTCTGATTGTTTTGGTGAGCATATTTGCGAACGTGATTGCTCCCTTTCGGCCCGATCACGTACAGATTAGCCTGGCAAATGTTGCTCCCTTCACCTCGGAATTTCTGCTCGGGGGAGACGCGGCGGGGCGTGACGTTTTCAGTCGCCTGTTGGTTGCGGGGCAGCTCTCGCTACTGGGAGCACTCATTACCGTGGTGGTGGCGCTTGTACTGGGCGCAACCAGCGGGCTTATCGCCGGGTATTTTCGCGGCGGATTTGACCTCTCTGCCGGTTGGGTATCGGATGTCATCCTGGTGTTGCCCTCCAAGATTGTTTTGGTGGCCCTCTTTGTAGTGTTGGGACCCAACACACTCATGTCGATGGCCGTGCTGGGTGTGATGGTGGCTCCCAGCTTTTTCCGTCTGGTGCGTACGCTGGTTATCGGTGTGAAAAACGAGCTCTATGTCGATGCCGCCAGGGTGTCTGGCCTCAGGGATCGCCGAATTATTTCGCGCCATATCCTGAGCGTGGTGCGTGCTCCCATCATTATTCAGGCCGCGTTTACCGCGGGCATCGCCGTGGTGATCCAGGCCGGACTCGAATTTATCGGGCTGGGTGACCCCAACACCCCAACCTGGGGTGGCATGCTGCAGGATGCGTTTTTGGCACTTTACACGGCACCGGCCCTTCTGATCTGGCCCGGTGTGATCATCGGTCTTTTTGTGGGGTCGTGTATTTTGCTGGGTAATGCGATACGTGATGCCCTCGAGGACGTGGCTGTGGTGACCACCCGTCGGCAAAACGAGGCACCCACGCTGGCAATATCCCTTCCCGTGGAGGGGGCCGAGAGTGTACAAAACGCTACTTTGCCCTCCCCCATCACGGTCACCGAGAGGTTGCAAGCCGAGGGTCCCGACGATGCTCTTGTGGCGCTCGACAACCTCTGGGTGGGATACGATCAGCCTGACGACACAACCAAGATGGTGGTCGATGGCGTGTCCTTACGTATTGCTGCGGGAGAGGTTCTTGGCCTGGTGGGTGAGTCCGGCTCGGGCAAGAGCCAAACCGCGTTTGCGATTCTGGGTTTGCTTCCCTCCGGAGGCCGTGTTGTATCCGGTTCCATTCGTTTTGACGGGGTGGATCTGGCTCGGGCAACCAAGCAGCAGGTGGCCAGTCTACGGGGTCGCCGTATCGCCTACGTTCCGCAGGAACCGATGAGTAACCTGGACCCGGCTTTTCGGGTGGGGGCGCAGCTTATCGAACCTCTGATGTCGGTGCAGAAGCTCAGCCGAGCGAAAGCTACCGATCGCGCGCTGGAACTGCTTCGAGCGGTGGAGATTTCCGATCCACGCCGCGTGTTTAACTCGTTCCCACACCAAATATCCGGTGGTATGGCCCAGCGGGTTCTCATCGCGGGGGCGATCTCGGGTGACCCCGAACTACTCATTGCGGATGAACCCACGACTGCCCTTGACGTGACGGTTCAGGCCGAGATTCTTGATATTCTCCGCGAACTACAGCAAGAGAAAAACATGGCGATGCTCTTGGTTACCCACAACTTTGGTGTGGTTGCCGATCTCTGCGACAGGGTTGCCGTGATGCAACGGGGACACCTGGTGGAGGCGGGTGCGGCGACCGACATTTTTATGGAACCCCAGCACCCCTACACGCAAGCTCTGCTTGATGCGGTGCTCGACGGAGGCCCGGCCCGGCCCGCCATTGATGGTGTGTCGATTGATGCCGGGTCGGCTCGCAATTTGCCCAGTGCCGATCCGTTGCATGAGCCGAAGGAGAGTGTGCGGTGA
- the rpsF gene encoding 30S ribosomal protein S6: protein MHQYELMVILDPEVDERTVPTSLDKFLAVITQSGGSVENIDIWGKRRLAYEIMKKSEGIYAVVDFTATPDASSELDRQLGLSEAVLRTKIIRADEGIAQRAKQKERESAKAARAKKKPAQTDVKQDA, encoded by the coding sequence ATGCACCAATACGAACTTATGGTCATTCTCGATCCAGAAGTGGATGAGCGTACCGTACCGACGAGCCTGGATAAATTCCTCGCTGTTATTACCCAGAGTGGTGGTAGCGTCGAAAATATCGATATCTGGGGTAAGCGCCGTCTCGCTTACGAAATTATGAAGAAGTCAGAGGGTATTTACGCCGTTGTTGACTTCACCGCAACCCCTGATGCAAGCAGCGAGCTTGACCGTCAGCTTGGCCTGAGCGAGGCCGTGCTCCGCACCAAGATTATTCGTGCGGATGAGGGTATTGCTCAGCGCGCCAAGCAGAAAGAACGTGAGTCGGCCAAGGCCGCTCGCGCCAAGAAAAAGCCCGCGCAGACAGACGTAAAACAGGACGCTTAG
- a CDS encoding single-stranded DNA-binding protein codes for MAGETIITVVGNLTADPELRYTQSGIALATFTIASTPRSFDRQSNEWKDGEALFLRASVWREFAEHVASSLTKGSRVIATGRLKQRSYETKEGEKRTSMEIDVDEIGPSLRYATASITRTQSRGAMGGGQAQMGNAASEPWAAAPAPQTSNDGWANPGASFDGADAPF; via the coding sequence ATGGCAGGCGAAACGATCATCACCGTGGTGGGAAACCTCACCGCTGATCCCGAGTTGCGCTATACCCAGAGCGGTATTGCCCTGGCCACGTTTACCATTGCTTCGACTCCGCGTAGTTTTGATCGCCAGTCGAACGAGTGGAAAGATGGCGAGGCCCTGTTTCTTCGCGCGAGCGTGTGGCGCGAGTTTGCGGAGCATGTAGCGAGTTCACTCACCAAGGGTTCCCGGGTTATTGCCACGGGTCGCTTGAAGCAGCGTTCCTACGAGACAAAAGAGGGTGAAAAGCGCACCAGCATGGAGATCGATGTTGATGAGATCGGTCCAAGCTTGCGTTACGCAACCGCGAGCATCACTCGCACGCAGTCTCGCGGGGCTATGGGTGGCGGACAGGCGCAGATGGGTAACGCAGCGAGCGAACCCTGGGCGGCCGCACCGGCACCACAAACCTCTAACGACGGTTGGGCAAACCCCGGCGCGAGCTTTGACGGTGCCGACGCACCGTTTTGA
- a CDS encoding ABC transporter permease, producing the protein MIAFILKRLGAGVILLVVISFITFCLVHLGGANIARNVLGPEADAQQVAAKATELGLDQPLLTQYIEWVSGVLRGNLGTSWFSPESVSSALLSRASVTLSLVTISIVIVATFSVAFGVIAAVRRGWVDRVVQIVSVVGAALPNFWIAMVLVVLFAVGLRILPATGYVTPAASVGGWLASLVLPVTALVIGGIAAAAQQTRGAVIDVLSQDYIRTLRSRGLSTRSVLLKHTLKNAAPPTLTILSLQFIGMIGGAVVIEKVFALPGLGLLAVNAALRSDVPIIMGVVMMLAVIVIVVNLLIDVAAGWANPKVRVS; encoded by the coding sequence ATGATTGCTTTCATCCTGAAACGGCTCGGTGCGGGGGTGATTCTGCTCGTGGTGATCTCCTTCATCACCTTCTGCTTGGTGCACCTCGGGGGTGCCAATATTGCCCGTAATGTGCTGGGCCCGGAGGCCGATGCGCAGCAGGTTGCTGCAAAGGCCACGGAGTTGGGACTCGACCAGCCGCTCCTCACGCAGTACATCGAGTGGGTATCTGGGGTGCTTCGAGGTAACCTCGGAACATCCTGGTTTAGCCCGGAGTCGGTGTCGTCGGCGCTGCTTAGCCGGGCTTCCGTAACCCTCTCGCTCGTGACGATCTCGATTGTGATCGTTGCGACATTCAGCGTGGCTTTTGGCGTGATAGCCGCCGTGCGGCGGGGGTGGGTTGATCGTGTGGTTCAGATTGTTTCGGTTGTGGGGGCAGCCTTGCCCAACTTTTGGATCGCGATGGTTTTGGTGGTGCTCTTTGCCGTGGGTCTGCGAATTCTTCCCGCGACGGGATACGTCACTCCGGCTGCTTCGGTGGGAGGCTGGCTTGCCTCCCTAGTTTTGCCGGTAACCGCCCTGGTAATTGGGGGGATTGCCGCCGCCGCGCAGCAGACTCGCGGCGCGGTCATCGACGTTCTCTCGCAGGACTATATCCGCACGCTGCGCTCGCGGGGGCTCTCTACGCGATCCGTTCTCTTGAAGCACACGCTCAAGAACGCCGCCCCTCCCACCCTCACCATCCTGAGTCTGCAATTTATTGGGATGATCGGCGGGGCCGTTGTGATCGAAAAAGTTTTTGCTCTACCGGGACTGGGATTGCTGGCCGTTAACGCGGCTCTGCGCAGTGATGTCCCCATCATCATGGGAGTGGTTATGATGCTTGCAGTCATTGTTATCGTGGTTAATCTTCTGATTGATGTGGCCGCCGGCTGGGCCAACCCAAAGGTGCGTGTGTCATGA
- a CDS encoding ABC transporter substrate-binding protein → MKKWVLRSAILTTVAAVTVALSGCAGSDAPPEGGGTLTLANSRDLASYDTGELDTGVHVLYWQPVYDTLLKFTPEGEITPNMATSYEYDEGRTKLTLTLRPGITFSDGAEFNAEAVKANIEHLQSGTGVSVYMVKNVSDVTVLDAQTVEISLSAPDPAFTYYLCLVAGAMASPDALDNEDLAANPVGSGPYVLDKTQTIIGSQYAYSRNPSYWNAEAYPYDSIVVKPMEDLTARVNALKSGQINGAVADSTILEEAESSGLNLSRNPITWQGFMIFDRVGETIPALADLRVRQAINYAIDKKSALEKIFLGAGYTSTQIFNNQSEAYVADLDDDYDYDPARARQLMVEAGYADGFDVTMPEYPGVNVFPFISQQLEEIGIRVTWDKITGDQIAPKIMGGEYPMAYFGGSSGQPWRDIQKMVDVEGAWNPGKTVTPELTELMAAAQAAEEDSQPAAYQAVSRYLVDNAWFGVWLYSDNIFLLDSQTSVVEQPGSIVPYIQNFTPAK, encoded by the coding sequence GTGAAGAAATGGGTTTTAAGATCAGCAATCCTAACAACTGTGGCTGCCGTAACGGTGGCTTTGAGCGGATGTGCCGGATCGGATGCACCGCCTGAGGGCGGGGGAACACTCACCCTGGCCAATTCCCGGGATCTGGCCTCGTACGATACGGGAGAGCTTGATACGGGTGTGCATGTTCTCTACTGGCAACCGGTCTACGACACCCTTCTGAAGTTCACGCCCGAGGGCGAGATCACACCCAACATGGCGACCAGCTACGAGTATGATGAGGGTCGTACAAAGCTTACACTTACGCTACGCCCTGGAATCACCTTTAGTGACGGTGCCGAGTTTAACGCCGAGGCGGTTAAAGCAAACATTGAGCACCTCCAATCGGGCACCGGTGTCAGTGTCTACATGGTTAAAAATGTTTCTGACGTGACGGTTCTGGATGCTCAGACGGTAGAGATATCCCTCTCCGCTCCAGATCCCGCGTTTACCTACTACCTCTGCCTGGTTGCCGGAGCGATGGCCTCCCCCGATGCCCTGGATAATGAGGATCTTGCGGCAAATCCGGTGGGCTCCGGCCCCTACGTTCTTGATAAGACTCAGACGATCATCGGAAGCCAGTATGCGTACTCGCGAAATCCGTCGTACTGGAACGCGGAGGCGTACCCCTACGACTCCATCGTGGTCAAGCCCATGGAAGACTTGACCGCTCGGGTAAACGCGCTTAAATCGGGACAGATTAACGGTGCTGTGGCAGACTCCACCATCCTGGAGGAGGCCGAATCAAGCGGTCTTAATCTCAGCCGCAACCCCATCACCTGGCAGGGATTTATGATTTTTGACCGCGTCGGAGAGACCATTCCTGCCCTGGCGGATCTTCGGGTGCGGCAGGCCATTAACTACGCCATCGATAAGAAGAGCGCCCTGGAAAAGATCTTCCTCGGAGCCGGATACACCTCAACACAGATCTTTAACAATCAGAGTGAGGCCTATGTTGCGGACCTTGACGATGACTACGATTACGACCCCGCGCGGGCACGGCAGCTCATGGTCGAGGCCGGATACGCAGACGGGTTTGACGTAACAATGCCCGAGTATCCCGGCGTGAATGTTTTCCCTTTTATCTCGCAGCAACTCGAAGAAATAGGCATCCGGGTCACCTGGGATAAAATCACCGGCGACCAAATTGCCCCCAAAATCATGGGCGGAGAATATCCCATGGCCTACTTTGGCGGAAGCTCGGGACAACCCTGGCGTGATATCCAAAAAATGGTGGATGTTGAGGGGGCCTGGAACCCGGGAAAAACCGTCACCCCGGAACTCACCGAGCTCATGGCGGCGGCACAGGCAGCGGAGGAGGATTCCCAACCCGCTGCCTATCAGGCGGTGAGCCGTTACCTGGTGGACAACGCGTGGTTTGGGGTGTGGCTGTACAGCGACAATATCTTCCTTCTTGACTCGCAAACGAGCGTGGTGGAGCAGCCCGGAAGCATCGTTCCCTACATTCAAAACTTTACGCCCGCGAAGTAA
- a CDS encoding MgtC/SapB family protein — MNLDLETVELCVRVIAALIFGAAIGLERQWLSRMAGIRTNALVAGGAALFVMIGSHGFSGGNADPTRVAAQVVSGIGFLGAGVILREGLNIRGLNTAATLWCSAAVGSLAGAGMYWLALFGSIAVICSNILMRPLGRFVNRHSRTVPRRAADPAHAESSDNETVEFMLEARTNDKSEPRIRALMLQAVNRPEFSLHSIQTVTAKNSQVVVRAEVTGSSSVGVGVLERAVERISLDPKVVAARWQEVDADD, encoded by the coding sequence ATGAATCTCGACCTGGAAACCGTGGAGCTGTGCGTACGTGTGATTGCCGCGCTGATCTTTGGTGCGGCAATTGGTCTAGAGCGACAGTGGCTTTCTCGAATGGCCGGTATCCGCACAAATGCCCTGGTAGCCGGGGGTGCTGCGCTCTTTGTGATGATCGGTTCCCACGGTTTTTCGGGGGGCAACGCTGACCCCACTCGGGTTGCGGCTCAGGTTGTTTCCGGTATCGGCTTTTTGGGGGCGGGGGTGATCCTGCGCGAGGGCCTGAATATTCGTGGTCTGAACACGGCGGCAACACTCTGGTGTTCGGCCGCGGTGGGTTCTTTGGCCGGTGCCGGAATGTATTGGCTTGCCCTGTTTGGGTCGATAGCCGTGATTTGCTCCAATATTTTAATGCGTCCGCTGGGTCGCTTTGTGAATCGGCACAGTCGTACGGTGCCGCGTCGCGCGGCCGACCCCGCCCACGCAGAGTCTTCGGATAACGAAACCGTAGAGTTCATGCTGGAGGCGCGCACCAACGATAAGAGTGAACCTCGGATTCGGGCGCTTATGCTTCAGGCGGTGAATCGCCCCGAGTTTAGCCTGCACTCGATTCAGACGGTGACCGCTAAAAACTCTCAGGTTGTCGTGCGTGCCGAGGTAACGGGTTCTTCGAGTGTGGGGGTGGGGGTGCTGGAGCGTGCGGTGGAGAGAATCAGCCTCGACCCCAAGGTGGTGGCGGCGCGCTGGCAGGAGGTTGATGCCGATGACTAG
- the rpsR gene encoding 30S ribosomal protein S18: protein MAGKSSGGNRKQGGRGGKGVKPIAPAKSITVGVIDYKDVATLRKFVSERGKIRARRITGVSVQEQRLIAKAVKNAREMALLPYAGSGR from the coding sequence ATGGCTGGAAAGTCAAGCGGTGGAAACCGCAAGCAGGGTGGCCGCGGCGGTAAGGGTGTAAAGCCCATCGCTCCCGCAAAATCCATCACGGTTGGCGTCATCGACTACAAGGATGTTGCCACGCTTCGTAAATTTGTCTCTGAGCGCGGAAAAATTCGCGCGCGCCGAATCACTGGCGTATCCGTTCAGGAGCAGCGTCTCATCGCTAAGGCCGTTAAAAACGCCCGCGAAATGGCACTTCTTCCCTACGCCGGTTCTGGCCGTTAG
- a CDS encoding TetR/AcrR family transcriptional regulator, with amino-acid sequence MTQEPHPHSKVERHSPRGDARRRAILDSATRLFSENGFHVATIAEIAEDVGISQAGLLHHFPSKSSLLLAVLRERDERSPRAIELNATSGAQYLQTFCGMLRDHEKTPALMKLNALLSGESLSDEHPAQEWFRTSYVQRIESMRMALTKIINTTKLPPGTTIETVARWIVALADGMRYQWLLEDTSFSRADSIMQFLELLRPSFYDPQLDLQHEPGREETGL; translated from the coding sequence ATGACACAAGAGCCTCACCCTCACTCGAAAGTCGAACGCCACAGCCCCCGCGGTGATGCCCGCCGCCGAGCCATACTCGACTCTGCAACTCGCCTCTTCTCCGAAAACGGTTTTCACGTTGCCACAATCGCCGAGATCGCAGAGGATGTTGGGATCTCTCAGGCCGGACTCCTCCACCACTTTCCCTCAAAAAGCTCCCTGCTGCTCGCCGTCCTGCGCGAACGCGACGAGCGAAGCCCCCGGGCCATCGAGCTTAATGCGACATCGGGGGCTCAATACCTTCAAACCTTTTGTGGGATGCTGCGAGATCACGAGAAAACACCCGCTCTCATGAAACTCAACGCCCTTCTCTCCGGGGAGAGCCTCTCCGATGAGCATCCCGCCCAGGAATGGTTTCGCACCAGTTATGTTCAACGAATCGAGAGCATGAGGATGGCCCTCACCAAAATCATCAACACGACAAAGCTCCCGCCCGGAACCACGATCGAAACCGTGGCGCGCTGGATTGTCGCCCTCGCAGACGGTATGCGCTACCAGTGGCTTCTTGAGGATACAAGCTTTAGCCGAGCCGACAGTATCATGCAGTTTCTTGAACTCCTCAGACCGTCTTTTTACGATCCCCAGCTTGATCTTCAACACGAGCCCGGGAGGGAAGAAACGGGGCTGTAG
- the rplI gene encoding 50S ribosomal protein L9: protein MSKIILTHEVTGLGEPGDVLEVKNGYARNYLFPQGFAVAWTRGGEKQVEQIRAARAARELATIEEAQDIKAKLEAAKVRLAVKTGTGGRLFGSVKTVHIADAVKEAGVAELDKRKIEIPTAIKTTGEYTATVRLRDDINATITLQVISDKKK, encoded by the coding sequence ATGTCAAAGATTATTCTGACTCACGAGGTTACCGGACTCGGTGAACCCGGAGATGTTCTTGAGGTCAAGAATGGTTATGCGCGCAACTACCTTTTCCCTCAGGGTTTTGCTGTTGCGTGGACCCGCGGTGGTGAAAAGCAGGTTGAGCAGATCCGCGCCGCTCGCGCCGCTCGCGAGCTGGCAACCATTGAGGAGGCCCAGGACATCAAGGCAAAACTCGAAGCTGCCAAGGTGCGTCTTGCGGTAAAGACTGGAACGGGTGGCCGTCTCTTTGGTTCTGTGAAGACTGTTCATATTGCCGACGCGGTAAAAGAGGCCGGTGTGGCCGAGCTGGACAAACGCAAGATTGAGATTCCAACCGCGATTAAAACTACCGGCGAGTACACTGCAACTGTTCGTCTCCGTGATGACATTAATGCAACTATTACCCTCCAGGTTATTTCGGACAAGAAGAAATAG
- a CDS encoding ATP-binding cassette domain-containing protein, whose amino-acid sequence MIKNLLEVRDLVVEYPSKGFRKPPFQALHEVSIDIAPGECLGLVGESGSGKTTLGRAVLGLTPVKTGTVRYEGRDITHLGKVARRELAAELQVVFQDPYTSLNPAMRIRDILAEPLTAQGVQRREAHERVEKLLVDVGLPPDAAHRLPREFSGGQRQRVAIARALALSPRLIVCDEPVSALDLSTQARVLDLLIEIQQRTGVSYLFVSHDLAVVRHISHRVAVMFRGKIVEVGESDRVTSRPDHPYTRQLLMSAPVPDPEEQRQRRVARRQLLDAEPVL is encoded by the coding sequence GTGATCAAAAATCTGCTTGAAGTGCGTGACCTGGTGGTTGAATATCCCAGCAAGGGTTTTCGTAAACCTCCCTTTCAGGCGCTGCACGAGGTGTCGATTGATATTGCCCCCGGAGAATGCCTGGGACTGGTGGGTGAGTCCGGCTCGGGGAAAACCACTCTGGGCAGGGCAGTGTTGGGCCTCACCCCGGTAAAAACGGGAACGGTGCGCTACGAGGGACGCGATATCACCCACTTGGGAAAGGTTGCCCGGCGTGAGTTGGCCGCCGAGCTTCAGGTCGTTTTTCAAGACCCATACACCTCGCTCAACCCGGCCATGAGAATTCGGGATATTCTTGCTGAGCCGTTAACGGCGCAGGGGGTGCAGCGGAGGGAAGCACACGAGCGGGTAGAGAAACTCCTGGTGGATGTGGGGTTACCTCCGGATGCCGCGCACCGGCTTCCCCGGGAATTCTCCGGCGGACAGAGGCAGCGCGTTGCGATTGCCCGGGCGCTCGCGCTTAGTCCTCGGCTGATCGTCTGTGACGAGCCCGTGTCGGCGCTCGACCTCTCAACCCAGGCCCGGGTTCTTGATCTTCTCATTGAGATTCAGCAGCGCACCGGTGTCTCTTACCTTTTTGTGTCTCACGACCTTGCCGTGGTGCGGCACATTAGCCACCGGGTTGCGGTGATGTTTCGGGGAAAGATTGTTGAGGTGGGGGAGAGTGATCGGGTGACGAGCCGACCGGATCATCCTTATACGCGACAATTGTTGATGTCGGCCCCTGTTCCCGATCCCGAGGAGCAGCGGCAGCGGCGGGTTGCGCGCAGGCAACTGTTGGATGCGGAGCCCGTGTTGTAA